In bacterium, the genomic stretch TACTTCGTGAGCAGGAGATGGGCGATCATCTGGACGTTCTGCCCGGCGAAGCCGACGGGCTGCTCGGCGGTGGACAGCTCCGGGAAGCGCGTGGTGAGCGCCCCCACCATGATGAGCACCGCCACGAACCCGGCGGCGATCACTCCGCCGATCAGGTGCTGGTTCTCGGCCATGATGATCCGCCCGGTGCCGCGCTGCAGCAGCATCACCGCAAAGATGATGAGCACCGTGATGGCCCCGGCGTAGATCAGGATCTGCATGGCGACCATCAGGTGCCCGGCCAGCAGGCCATACAGGCCGGCCATGCCCAGCAGGCACACCAGCAGCCACAGACACGCCGGGAACACGCGCCGCGACACGACCGTCCCCAGCCCGCCGAGCAGCGTCAGCCCGGCGGTGCACAGGAAAGCCACGTATTCGATGATGTGCTCGGCAGGAATACCGTACATGGTAGTTCGCTGGAGGGGCCGGCTACCAGCCGGCCCGCTGTTCCCTGGGCCGGCTGATAGCCGGCCCCTCCCCTAACTCTCGTCCCCGCCAGGCGCCTTCTTCTTGCCTGAGGCCAGTGTCGTCTTCTCTGGAGACACAGGCACTTCGGGCTCAGGAATGCCCTGTCCGCGCGCCTTCAGGTCCGCCAGGTCGCGGATGAGCTTCCTGGGGTCATATTCCACATTGTGGTACTCGCGCGTCATGGTCAGCGCCCCGACCGGGCAGGCCTCGACACACAGCCAGCAGTACATGCACAGCCCCGCGTCCACGTAGAACTCCACCGGGTGGCGCTCCTTGCCCTTCCCCTCGGCGGTGATGTGGATGCACTCGTCGGGGCAGGCCTTCTGGCACGCCATGCAAGCGATGCAGCGCGTCCCGCCGGGCCGCTCGGGATCGGCGATGAGCGCGAAGTCGCCCCGGTAGCCCGGCGCCGGCACCCAGTCCTTCTCCGGGTGGTGCTTGAAGGGGTACTGGTGCGTCACCTTGGGCCGGAACAGCACCCGCAGGGTCAGCCATAGGCCCTTGCAGACGCTCAGGGCCCCGTAGCCGATGTCGCCGAGTAACTCCCAGGCAGATTGTGGACGACGGATCTGTTCGGACATGATATCGATGGTACGCCCGACACTCCTGTCGGGCACGCCCCGTGTAGCGCCCGACAAGAGTGTCGGGCGTACCGGCGCAACATGCCTGCGGGCGTGAGGACACGCCCGCCCACGCGGCCTAAGCCTAGGCCCAGCCGGCCAGGACGACTCCCGTCACGATGGCCAGCGCGATGAATCCCGCCGGGATGAGCAGCTTCCATGACATCGCCATGAGCTGATCCACCCGCAGGCGGGGCAATGTCCAGCGCACCCACATCAGGACGAGCACGAACACGAAGGCCTTCCCCAGCAGCCACAGCAGCCCCGGCAGACAGAGCGGGTCCGGGTTGCCCAGCGGCGACTGCCAGCCGCCCAGGAAGAGTACCGTGAAGATGAGCGAGACCAGGTAGACGTTCCCGTATTCGCCCAGGAAGTACAGGGCAAACTTCATGCCGGAGTACTCGGTGTGGTAGCCGGAGACCAGCTCGCTCTCGGCCTCGGGCAGGTCGAAGGGCGTCCGGTTGACTTCGGCGATGCTGCAGATGATGAAGATGAGCATCGGCAGCCACAGCCAGGGCCGCACGATGTTCCAGTGCCCGAAGCCCCCGTGCTGGGTCTCCACGATCCCCACCATCGAGAGCGTCTGCGACTGCATGACGATGCACAGCAGCGCCAGCAGCATCGGCACCTCGTACGAGACCATCTGCGCGGCGCCGCGAATGGCGCCCAGCAGCGACCATTTGTTGTTCGAGCCCCAGCCACCGGTGATGATCCCCACGATGGCCAGCGACGACACCGCCGCGGCGAACAGCAGGCCGATGTTGGCGTCCATGAGCCCGGCCGTGGTCCGCCCGCGGTCCCAGGGGATCACCACAAACGCCAGCGCCCCCGCGACCAGAAACACGACCGGCCCCAGCCAGTGCAGCAGCTTGTCGGCATCAGCCGGGATGATGTCTTCCTTGAGCAGCAGCTTCAGCGCGTCCGGGAAGGACTGCAAGATGCCCGCCGGCCCGCAGCGCGTGGGGCCCAGACGGCTCTGGATGTACCCGGCGACCTTCCGCTCCAGGTAGATGAACACCAGGGCGGCCAGCATGATGACCACCAGCGCCCACACGCCACCGATGCCCCAGGCGAAGACCTCGCAGATGATCTTGGCCCATTCAGGAGGCACACCCCAGCCGGTGAGCAGGCGAACGAACCACTCACCCAGGGCGGCGCCGGTTGTGAAGAGAAGGTCGGACATGAGTATCAGGGTCTAGGGTTCAGGGGCGAGGGTCAAGGGCAACGGCCCTGACTTGCCACATGGCACTTGCCACTCGCCGTTGCTACCGATCCACATCTCCCAGCACGATATCCGTACTGGCGATCACGGCCACCATGTCGGCCATCCAGCCGCCGGTACACATGGTGTCCAGAGCCGACAGATTGTAGAAGGACGGGGCTCGCCAGTGCATTCGCCAGGGCTTGTCGCTGCCGTCGGCGACGAGATAGCAGCCCACCTCGCCCCGGGGCGACTCCACGCGCTCGTACACCTCGCCCGGCTCGATCTTCAGCTTCCGCGGCACCGGGACGTTGACATCGCCCTCGGGCAGCTTGTCCAGGGCCTGGCGGATGATCTTGACGCTCTCGCGCAGCTCGCGGATGCGCACCAGGTGACGCGCCAGGCAGTCCCCGCCCTCCTCGACGCACACCTCGAAGTCCAAGTCCGGGTAGGCCCCGTAGCCATCCAGCTTGCGCAGGTCGTAGGGTATGCCGCAGGCCCGCAGGCACGGGCCGGTCAGTCCGTACTGCAGGGCATCATCGGCCGAGATCACGCCTACGCCCCGCGTCCGCCCGACAAAGATGCGGTTACGGGTCAGCAGGTCGTCATACTCCTCGAACCGTTCCGGCAGCAGGTCGAGTACCTCGACGGCCTTCTCCGCCCAGCCGTCGGGCAGGTCGTTGCGGACCCCGCCGACGCGTAGGTAGTGGTACAACAGGCGCTGGCCACAGACCCACTCGAACAGGTCGAGGATCAGCTCTCTCTCGCGGAAGGTGTACAGGAAGGCGGTCGTGGCGCCCAGGTCAATGCCGATGGCGGCGAAGTACAGCAGGTGGCTCGCCAGGCGGTTCAGCTCCGCCATGATGACCCGCAGGTACTCGCAGCGCGGCGTCACGGTGATCCCCGCCAGGCGCTCGACGGCCCGCACGTAGCACAACTCGTTGCCCATGCCGTTCAGGTAGTCGAAACGGTCGGCGTAGGGCACGTACTGCCGGTACTCGACGCACTCGGCGATCTTCTCCATCGAGGAGTGCAGGTAGCCGATGTCGGGGTCGGCCCCCAGCACCTTCTCGCCGTCGAGCCTCAGGGCCACCCGCAGCACACCGTGGGTAGCGGGGTGCTGGGGGCCCATGTTGACCAGAAGCTCGTCAGTTGTCCCGACTGTCTCTTCACTCATGTGTCGTCTGGAGCGGCCGGCTACCAGCCGGCCCGCCGTTCGTCCCGGATGGCGCAACCCCGCCTCGGCTTAGCTCTCCGCAGTCCCCTCGGCACGCAGCACCTGCCCCGGGTCCTCCCGCAGCGGGTCCGGCGCCAGGTACGGGTGGTCCAGTGGGACCTGGTAGTCCTTGCGCAGCGGGTAGCCCTCGCAGTCATTGGGCAGCAGCAAGTGCCGCAGGTCCGGATGGCCCTCGATCTGCACGCCGAACATCTCGGCCAGCTCCCGCTCCGGCCACAGGGCCCCCTTGTACAGGTGCGACAGGGTTGGCAGCACCGGCTTGTGGCGCGGCATGCGGGTACGGATGGTGACCCGCCGGGGCTCCATCAGCAGCGACAGGCGGTAGACGGCCTCGATGCTGTCAGGGCGCTCGACGGCGCAGGCGTCGCAGAAGCAGTGCTGCGGGGGCAGTACGGAGCGGCGCAGGGCGCCCACGAAGTCCGCGAGGGCCTCGGGCGCCACGGTGAAGTCCATCTCGCGCTCGGAGACAGTATGATCGAGCAGTGTGTCGGCGAAGTCCTCACGAAGCTGCTGCAGGCGGGCCTGCAGAGCCGCTTCGGGTGGGGCGCTGCCGGCGCACTCGGGGTTCGGCGTCTGTGACACGTGACACACTCCTGGTTCGGCGCAAGGCGATTCGGCTAGCGGGCAGCATCCGGTGTGATGATGGTGCGGTACCCGCTCCCGGCTTGCTTCTCGCCCGCCTCGGGCGAGGGATCGCGGACCGACTCGCCCCGCATCTTCTTGTGCAGGGCCAGCAGGCCGTCAATGAGCTGCTCGGGCCGCGGCGGGCAGCCCGGCACGTAGATATCCACTGGCACGACCCGGTCCACGCCTTTCACGACCGAGTAAGCGTGCTGGTGGAAGCGCCCGCCGCTGACCGCGCAGTTGCCCATGGCCAGCACATAGCGCGGCTCGGGCATCTGGTGGTACAGCTTCTCCAATACCGGCGCCATCTTCACGCTCAGCGTCCCGGCGACGATCATCACGTCGGACTGCCGGGGCGTGGCGCGGGGGATGATGCCGAAGCGGTCCAGGTCGTGGCGGGAGGCGTTCGTGGCCATCATCTCGATGGCGCAGCAGGCCAGGCCGAACTGCATCGGCCACAGCGAGCAGGCCCGCGAGACGTTGAAGACGTGGTCCACCAGGCTGAAGAAGCGCACCATCAGCGGCTGCTCGGAGAACCGCCGGGCCACGCGCCGTAGCGGCTCGTCCACCCGGTACTTCTCCAGCTTCTCCAGCTTCAGCTTCTCGTACAGGTTCACATCGCGAAGCTGCTCGAGCTTGTCGTCAATGCGGCGGTTGATCTCCGCGATCTTCTGCTCGGGGTTGAAGTCTAGCGGGTCCATTCCAGGTCCCCCTTCCGCCAGACGTACGCCAACCCTACCAGCAGGATCAGGATGAAAACGCCGACCTCCACCACGGGCCACAGGCCCATCATGTCGGGCGCGCTCAGGCGCTTGAAGACCACAGCCCACGGGAAGAGGAAGATCGCCTCCACGTCGAAGACGACGAACACCAGGGCGATCAGGTAGTAGCGGACATAGAACTGGCCCCAGGCTTCACCGATGGGGGTCAGGCCGCACTCGTAGGTCTCGCGCTTTGCGGCGTAGGGGTCGTGGGGGCGGACAATCCAGGCCACCACCAGGGAGGCGACTGCCAGAGCTGCGGCGAGAGCTGTGATGACGGCGACGGGGCCGTAGGTAAGCGCCATCTAAGTCTCCAACGGCGGGACCGGGGCAGCCGGCCAGGTGGTGGCACTATCGCGGACGGCAGCCACCGTTGCGGCGGCTGTCAGAGGAACACGGGCCGGAGAACGAGCGAGGGCACCGGTCCGTGTCGCGTGCGAGCGGCCTCAGTATAGCCGCGCGAGTCGGGTGGTGTCAACCGGAGGGGCCCGACGCCAGCCCCTGCGGACCAGCCCGGGCAGCCCGGGAGGTCCACAGCGCCAGGCTGTCGAAGCCACCTTGTGAAAACGTCACATAACCCCCCAGAGCCATCAGGAGCGCCTGCATGCCCCGTATCCCCTGGTCTATCGCTGTGCCGCCCGAGGTCTACTGCGAGGTCTGTGGTGCCACCATGAGTGCGTACCACAGCAGTCCTGCAGTGCAGATGGACGTCCAGCTTCGGGGTCCCCGGACCTTCCACGAGCGCTACGGCCTGCCCCCAAGCAAGCACATTGTGCCAGATTTCACAACCTACCTGACGGGCTCCGTCTTCGGTCTCGAGTTTGAGGTCTTCGAGGATCAGGTCCCCGCTCCCCGGGGCCACCCCATCGCCAGCACCCAGGAAGCCGCCGCCCTGACCGTGCCCGAGGACATGAGCCGGGCGGGCACCTTCCCGCGCGCCCTGGAGTTCTACGCGTGGATGCGGGCCCACGCCCCGGAGGGCGTCAGCGTGGGCTTCACCGGTGGCAGCCAGGCCCCCTTCACGACGGCGGTCCTGCTGCGCGGCGAGGGCTTTCTGCTCGATCTCGTGGACCACCCGGACCTCGCCCACCGCTTCCTGCAGACGCTGACGGAGACCAGCATCCGCCAGCGCGAGTTCGCCCTGTCGGTCGTAGGAGCGCCGGCTTCCAGCCGGCACATGCCGCCCGACTGGCACGCGCCGCAGGACTCCCTCGGCTTCACTGACGACTACGGCGGCCTCCTGGGTCCCAATCTGTACTACGACTGCGACGTGCAGTACATGCTCCAGATCGCCGACCACTTCGGCGCCACCCGCAAGACCATCCACACCGAGCTGCTCCGCCAGCCCCACCTGGCGATCCTACAGGAGCACGGCTGGGGCTATATTGACGTCGGCACCGACCCGTACCTGACCATCGCCGACTGCCGCGAGGTGCTCCATATCCCCTTCCTGGTGCAGATGAAGACGAGTGCGGAGATGCTGCACTCTACGCCGGAGGCGATCCAGGCGCGCTATCGGGAGATGGTGGCCGAGGGGGCACAGACGATGCTCGTCGAGCTGTGCCGGGGGGTGCCCGAGGCGAACATCCGGGCGTTCATCGAGGTGGCGAGGGAGTTTGAGTAGCAGAGCCGGGAGGCTCCGAACGGAGCCTCCCGGCTGTGTGTGTCGTAGCGAACGTGCCGCCTACTCGATCCCCTCATCGCGCTCCGCAGGCTGCGTCGGCCCCGCCGCCGGCGGGGCACCGGGTGGCGCTGCCGGCGGTGCGGCCGGGGGAGCAGCAGGCGGGGCTGCTGGCGGCGCAGCGGGCTGTGCGGCCGGGCTCACCGGTGGCGGCGGAGGCGGTGGGGGGGCCGCCACGGTCGGCGTCGGAGCCGGCGGAGGCGCCGGGACAGGCGGGGCAGGCGCGGCGGGCGGCAGCGGCGTCGCCTGCGAGGCGATGACCCGTGGGGCAGGTGGCGGCGCCATGGGGAGGCCTGGCGCCGCCGGAGCGGCGACCGGGACGCGCCGCTTCCGCGAGACGCAGACGATCACGCCGCCCACCACCAGCACCAGCACCACGACCACACCCAGGACCGCCGGCAGCCACTCCATGTAGCTCTTGTCCTTGCCCTCGCTGATGCCCTTCTGGGCGGCCGAGATGTACTCCTCGGTGTACGGCGAGCCGGGGTACAGCGCGTTGATCTGCGACAGCAGCTTCATGGCCGACTTGAAGTGCTGCTGGTTCATCTTGTGAACAGCCTTGCGGTACAACTCGGTGACGAGGCTGACCTGGGGCTTGACATTGCTGCGGTCCAGGAACTGCTTGACCACGCTGATGGGCACCAGGAAGTTCATGCCCTGGACCTCGGTCTGCACCACATCGCCCTGGGCGGTCTGCTGCTCGGCGGTGGCGCCCCATGTGGTCAGGCCGATGACGTTCCCGTTCTTGTCCAGCGCCGGGCCGCCGCTGTTGCCATGGGTGATGGCGGCATCGGTCTGGATGACCTCGACCCCGCCACTCCAGGTCTTGCGGGCGCTCATGCTGCCGCTGGTGCACGTCGCCTGGATGGTAGCGGCTTCGTCGGCCCAGGGCTGGAAAGTAGCGGCCGCCGGATAGCCGATGCAGTGGATCGGGTCGCCGGTCTTGAGCGTGCTGTCATCGCCGATGGGCAAGGTGGGCAGGTTCTTGGCCTCGACCTTCAGGATCGCCACATCCTTGCTCGCGTCCATGTCCCCCTTGGTCACCAACTCGGCCTTCAGGCCCTTCTTCTCGGCGCCCTTCCCGGGCACTGCCACGCCCGTCAGCACGAGGTACTCGGTCGTCAGGCTCTCCAGTTGCATGTACTCCACATACCACTTGACCGTCGCGACCTTCAGCTTCTCGATGACGTCCTCGGTGACTTCCTCCGGGAAGGCCTGCTTGAGTTCGGAGACGGTCTTGTCCACCAGATCGGAGAGCACGGACATGACGAACTGTTTCTTCAGTTCGTCCTGGTCGGCGCTCACCACGTGGGCATTGGTCACGCAGTAGCCGTCGGGCGTGACAAAGAAGCCCGAGCCCTGACCGGACATCGTGCGCTCGTGGGTCTCGCGCTCTTCGCTGGGGACCAGGTAGTAGAGGGGATCGGCGAGGAAGGCCTCCAGCGCCGCCTTCTTCAGGGCGCTCTCGTTGGCCGGCAGCTCGCCGGCCTGGACCTTCGCGACCAGCTCGCGCTGCAGTTCCTGCACCTTGGCCTGCGGGACGTGCGAGTTGGCGGGCACGGACAGCTCCGCGCTGTAGACCGCCACGACCATCACCGTCGCGGGCTTGGCGAAGTCAAAGACCTCGTTGACCGCCGGCGAGGCCCCCTGTCCCGCCAGCGCCGGTGCGCCGGCCGCCAGCACCACCCCCACAACCATCAGAGACACCAGCAGACCCGCTCTCCTCAGTGGTGACATGGTCCCATCCCTTCCTATGTCTGTGTGAGCGCGACCGACGCGACAGGCCTACTGCGGTGGTGAGGGTCTCCGGCGCGTCGCCAGGGCGACCACGATGGCGATGAGGGAGAGAACCGCCGCCCCGATGACGATGGTGGTGGTCAGGTGCTGCGACGAGGTAGCTGCGGGCGGCACCGGCGGGCTGGCAGTGGTCTGCCCGATGGCCGCGCCGCATGCCAGCAGCGCAGTCACGCCCCACACCGTTCGCATGGCTCGACTAACGAATCCCATTCGGTGGCATCCTCCTGCGCAACAGGCCGTGCCGCGTATTCGACGTGTGGGGCCCGATTCCTGCGCCGCTGCAGGCTATTGCTCTCCTGCCGCCGCTTCCGTGAGGGCTACCAGCGTCTCCTCCCAGCACCCGGGGTCTCCGCCCAGCACGTCTGTCGGCGCCAGCGTGAGCCCCGCGAGGTGCTCACGGAGCCCCGCCAGCCTGTCGCGAGCCTCAGCCAGTGCCTCCGCCGCCCCTGTCGCCCGGTACTCGGCCAGCGCCTGCACCACCCGCGCGAACCTCTCCCCCATCTCCAGTCCGCGCACGAAGGCGTGGATGCCCTCGTCATCTGACAGGGCCGCCGCTTGCCTGGCCCACCCCAGTGCGCCCAGGGTGCTCTCCACCCGCTGCCGCCACTGCTCCGACACCTCGTCCCAGCTCTGCCCGGCTCCGGCCAGATCCCCCTTGAAGCGGCGCACCTCGCGCGTCACGACCCACCACACACGACTGACGGGGCCCTGCCCGGTGTCCCCGCCAGCCAGGTAGGCCCGCCACATGCAGTCGCCTGCCTCCGCGCCCCATAGGCTGCGGCACACGCTCTGGAACACTCCCCCCTCCGCGAACACGTCTGCCGGGCGGTATTCCCCTCGCTGCAGCCGGTGATATAGCTCCTGGACCTCGTCGGGGTCCAGCAGGTTCATGCCGAAATGTGGCTCGGCGGCGTTCCAGAGGCACTCGGCGTTCAGCACCTGCACCGGCTCCTCGTGGACGCCCCCGTTGGACAGGCAGACCGACTGTGCCCCCTGGTACAGCGGGCTCAGCCCGCCGGAGAGGTTGCACAGGTCGTCGCTGGTGTAGTTGTCGCCGCCGCTGAAGGCGATGACATGGGCGCCGTGGCCGTGGCCAACGGTGTCAAACGCCGCAGCCAGTTGAGCCAGCCGGGGCGACCTGTTGGTGTTGAGGAACTGCTCGCGGAACCCGAACTGCACCCCTGGGACGGGCCCGATCAGCTCGCTGATGAGCCGGAAGCAGGCGATCTCGTGCCGCCAGGTCTCGTCGCTCTCATGCGCGGCGCCGTACAGCGGCGAGACGAAGATCAGCGTGAGGTCGCGCGCGGCGTCATAGTCGTCCGTCCGCACCTGCCGCAGGTGCCGGGCCACGAAGCCGAACCAGTGCGCCAGCGCCCCGGCCATGCCCTGCGGGTCGGTCAGCTCATCGCTGGGCCAGCGTCGGCGGCACTCGTCGCAGCGCATCCGCCAGCTCTGCTCGCTGGCCGCCCAGGTGCCGCTGTCAATGTCGTGGATGTACATGAACCCCGGCTCGATGGTCTCGACGAAGCGCCGCATCTCGGCCACTTTGGCCGCCGCCAGCCCCTCGCTGCACAGGCACGAGCCGTACTGCCGCCCCTCGGAGCTTTCCAGCCCCCGGCACTGGTACACCTCTCCCTCCGGCCAGGGCCGGCGGTTCAGGAAGACCTGCCCCTGATACCCGCACCGGTACAGCTCGGACTTCTGATAGGAGGTGCCGTATCCGCCCCCGTAGCCGGCGAAGGTCAGGCGGATCCCCCGCGCCCGCGCCATGCGATTGCACGCGCGTACCACCTCGGCGTAGTGCGGCGTCCGCGCCACATCCCACCCGAAGCCGTCGAACCACACCTGGTTGATCTTGTGGCGGAAGCACAGGTCCAGCTTGCGCTCGACGCGGGCCACGAAGGCCTCCGGCCCGTCGCCCCAGTCATACCCCCAGCGGTTGATCTCGCAGTTCAGCAGCCAGTCGGCAGCGCAGCGGAACCGCACATCGGGCCAGTCCACGACCTCGCAGCAGGGCAACCGCCAGCCGTCCGGGCCGGCCTCGAGCAGTTGCAGCAGCGTCGCCTCGGCGCGCAGCAGCCCCTCCTCGGTGGCCGCTGCCGCCTGCACGGCGGTCGGGCTCACGATCAGACGGTAGCACTCCTCGCGCCCCGGCGGGGGGCAGTCCGGGAGGTCACCCTCCGCCACCCGCGCGAAGGAGCCGGCCGGGAGCCGGCGCCGCAGATCGCCCGGCCGCGGGGCTGCCCCGCCCGGAAGCTGCAGCGATAGAAAGCCGGAATGCGGCGTGAACTGCTTGGGTCGGGGCAGCAGGAGACTCATGGCGACCTCCGAGCGTGCACGGGCGGTAGTGGCACGAATCCGTCCTGGGGCTGTAACTTGGTCGGCAGGGGGAGGAATCCTGCTTCGCGTGGCCTGCACGCGACACCCAACCAGGCGGTGGTGTGCGTTGACACGCCAGGAGAAGTTTGGTAAACTGTCGCTCACTGCCGAGGTGGTGGAATTGGTAGACACGCTAGCTTGAGGGGCTAGTGAGCCTTGGCTTCGTGCGGGTTCGAGTCCCGCCCTCGGCACCAGGGAATGTGGGCGGTTAGCTCAGCTGGTAGAGCGATTGCTTCACACGCAATAGGTTCACTGGTTCAAGTCCAGTACCGCCCACCATTGACAACCCGGAGCGCGGGAATAGCTCAGTTGGTAGAGCACCAGCTTCCCAAGCTGGGTGTCGCCGGTTCGAGTCCGGTTTCCCGCTCCATTCTGACCACAAACAGGCGTTGAACTGCGCGGCGGATTGTGCTATATTGAGCGCCTGTCGTTGACGAGCGGAAGTAGCTCAGCTGGTAGAGCGCCTCCTTGCCAAGGAGAAGGTCGCCGGTTCGAATCCGGTCTTCCGCTCCAGATAATTCGGCGAGCCGGAATGGGCCGCAGCAGCGGCTGAGGTCGGCTCGCCTTTTTGTAGCACCCGGTGCGAGGCACCGCCTGGCGGCATAGCCAAGTGGCTAAGGCGACGGTCTGCAAAACCGTTATTCACGGGTTCAACTCCCGTTGCCGCCTCCAACCCTTGCGAAACGCCCGACCCATCGGCCGGGCGTTTCCGTTTCTCCCCCTGTCGTAGGACCGCCAGCATCCTGCTGGCGAACGGCCTGTGCCGGCTGGAAGCCGGCGCTCCTACGGCAACGTCTACTCCTCCGGCGCGACGATGGCCCCCATGAACAGGATCGTCTGCGTGTCCCGGTCCGTGATGGCCAGGAAGAACGGGCGGTCCACCACCATCTCGAACGGCTCGCCCGGCGGCGGGGCGGCGGCGCCGACCATCCCCACCTGGGTCACTGCAGCGGCCTCCGTGCCTTCCTCGTCCACCTTCAGGTAGGACTTCTGCCGCACGAGGTCTATCCACATCTTCCTGTCGCACAGGGCCGAGAAGTCGGCTTTGGCCTGATCGAACGCCACGCCCATGCCCAGCGCCGTCAGCGCGGCGTTGAGCTTGCGGTCGTTCTTGGCCGTGAAGCGCGGGAGCTTGATGGTCCCCTCCCGCACCGCCATGGCCCCGGTCCATTGCGCCCACTTCTCGGCGCTCAGGGCCGCCAGGAAGCCCTTCAGTCCCACCTGCTTGGCGGGCAGGAAGACCACCATCGCCAGCCGGTGGTCGCGTCCGTACGGCAGGCGAATGGCCTGGAAGAGGTCGCCGGCCTGATAGGCGAACTCGCCGGTCTGCGCCATCATCGGCACGGTCCGCTGCGAGCCGTCCAGCAGCGTGAAGGGGGCGTCCTGCGTGGCGTCCTTACTGAAGACGTCGCTCCAGCGACCCTTGAAGTAGACGGCATCCAGGACCATGAGCCACAGACCGGCGAGGTCCTGTGGGGTGGTGATCTCCGGGATGAGCCCAGCGGTCTTGTCCTTCACCCAGTTGTTGATGATCCCGGCGGAGGCGGGGTCGCCGAAGTTGAGCGCCTCCACCCGGACGTCCGGCGTGGCCTTCACCGCCTCGAGGAACGTGGGCTTGAAGGTGACATCCTCACGGGCCCACAGTGAGTCGGCGATGGTCAGCTTGACTTCTGGGTCGGCGGCCTGCAACTGCGCGGCGAGTCCCTTCAGCGCAGTGCCGACCTGCCCGGCGTTCAGGCCGTCCCAGCCCATCGTCTTGGCGATGGCCGACGCGGTGTCGGCGCCGGCCCCGTGGTAGACGCTGCTGAGCGCCATCGCAACACTCAGGGGCGAGACGAAGAGGTTTTCGTCAGGCTGCTCGCCCTGGAGCTTGCTGAACAGATCGAAGGCGAAGCGGGTGGTGCGCTCGGGCATGTCGCCGATGCTCGCCCCGGCGGGCGCGGGCGGTGGCGGAGGGGGCTTGGGCGGGTCGGTCTGGGCGGGCTTGCACCCCCAGACGAAGGTGAGGACAACCAGCAGCGCAACCATCAGCATTCGCTCTGACATGGCACACCTCTGGCAAGCGCTCGACTGCCGCTGCGCGGTCAGCCGTCGGCATACGCTGACGAGACGCCCGGGAGCAGATGCTGCGGCTCGTTACTTCGTCCTGGCCAGCAGACCCACCCCCAGCGCCCCGAAGAGCACGTCCGGGATCCACCCCGCCAGTGCCGGGTCCAGCGTCCCCGCCAGCCCGAACGCCAGCGTCCAGCTCCGCACCCCGTTGTACAGGAAGACAATCAGGACCGCAATCACGATCCCCCCGAAGCTGCCGAAGCGCGCGAAACGGAAGCTGATCGGGGCGGCGATGAGCGCGAAGACGAGGCAGCCCAACGGAATCGAGTACTTGAAGTGATACTGCACCCGCAGCCGCTGGGTGTCCTTGCCCGCCGGGCCCAGCGTGCCGATCATGTCGCTCAGCTCCCCCGCGCTCATCTCAAACGACGTTCGCCGGGAGGCGTAGTAGTCCTGCAGGGCGGCCTGGAGCTTGATCTCCTGCTCGCCGAAGTACGCC encodes the following:
- a CDS encoding NADH-quinone oxidoreductase subunit J, yielding MYGIPAEHIIEYVAFLCTAGLTLLGGLGTVVSRRVFPACLWLLVCLLGMAGLYGLLAGHLMVAMQILIYAGAITVLIIFAVMLLQRGTGRIIMAENQHLIGGVIAAGFVAVLIMVGALTTRFPELSTAEQPVGFAGQNVQMIAHLLLTKYLLPFEIISVVLLAAMVGAMVLARREPGE
- a CDS encoding NADH-quinone oxidoreductase subunit I, with product MSEQIRRPQSAWELLGDIGYGALSVCKGLWLTLRVLFRPKVTHQYPFKHHPEKDWVPAPGYRGDFALIADPERPGGTRCIACMACQKACPDECIHITAEGKGKERHPVEFYVDAGLCMYCWLCVEACPVGALTMTREYHNVEYDPRKLIRDLADLKARGQGIPEPEVPVSPEKTTLASGKKKAPGGDES
- the nuoH gene encoding NADH-quinone oxidoreductase subunit NuoH codes for the protein MSDLLFTTGAALGEWFVRLLTGWGVPPEWAKIICEVFAWGIGGVWALVVIMLAALVFIYLERKVAGYIQSRLGPTRCGPAGILQSFPDALKLLLKEDIIPADADKLLHWLGPVVFLVAGALAFVVIPWDRGRTTAGLMDANIGLLFAAAVSSLAIVGIITGGWGSNNKWSLLGAIRGAAQMVSYEVPMLLALLCIVMQSQTLSMVGIVETQHGGFGHWNIVRPWLWLPMLIFIICSIAEVNRTPFDLPEAESELVSGYHTEYSGMKFALYFLGEYGNVYLVSLIFTVLFLGGWQSPLGNPDPLCLPGLLWLLGKAFVFVLVLMWVRWTLPRLRVDQLMAMSWKLLIPAGFIALAIVTGVVLAGWA
- a CDS encoding NADH-quinone oxidoreductase subunit D — its product is MSEETVGTTDELLVNMGPQHPATHGVLRVALRLDGEKVLGADPDIGYLHSSMEKIAECVEYRQYVPYADRFDYLNGMGNELCYVRAVERLAGITVTPRCEYLRVIMAELNRLASHLLYFAAIGIDLGATTAFLYTFRERELILDLFEWVCGQRLLYHYLRVGGVRNDLPDGWAEKAVEVLDLLPERFEEYDDLLTRNRIFVGRTRGVGVISADDALQYGLTGPCLRACGIPYDLRKLDGYGAYPDLDFEVCVEEGGDCLARHLVRIRELRESVKIIRQALDKLPEGDVNVPVPRKLKIEPGEVYERVESPRGEVGCYLVADGSDKPWRMHWRAPSFYNLSALDTMCTGGWMADMVAVIASTDIVLGDVDR
- a CDS encoding NADH-quinone oxidoreductase subunit C; this encodes MSQTPNPECAGSAPPEAALQARLQQLREDFADTLLDHTVSEREMDFTVAPEALADFVGALRRSVLPPQHCFCDACAVERPDSIEAVYRLSLLMEPRRVTIRTRMPRHKPVLPTLSHLYKGALWPERELAEMFGVQIEGHPDLRHLLLPNDCEGYPLRKDYQVPLDHPYLAPDPLREDPGQVLRAEGTAES
- a CDS encoding NADH-quinone oxidoreductase subunit B; translated protein: MVRFFSLVDHVFNVSRACSLWPMQFGLACCAIEMMATNASRHDLDRFGIIPRATPRQSDVMIVAGTLSVKMAPVLEKLYHQMPEPRYVLAMGNCAVSGGRFHQHAYSVVKGVDRVVPVDIYVPGCPPRPEQLIDGLLALHKKMRGESVRDPSPEAGEKQAGSGYRTIITPDAAR
- a CDS encoding uroporphyrinogen decarboxylase family protein — its product is MRSACMPRIPWSIAVPPEVYCEVCGATMSAYHSSPAVQMDVQLRGPRTFHERYGLPPSKHIVPDFTTYLTGSVFGLEFEVFEDQVPAPRGHPIASTQEAAALTVPEDMSRAGTFPRALEFYAWMRAHAPEGVSVGFTGGSQAPFTTAVLLRGEGFLLDLVDHPDLAHRFLQTLTETSIRQREFALSVVGAPASSRHMPPDWHAPQDSLGFTDDYGGLLGPNLYYDCDVQYMLQIADHFGATRKTIHTELLRQPHLAILQEHGWGYIDVGTDPYLTIADCREVLHIPFLVQMKTSAEMLHSTPEAIQARYREMVAEGAQTMLVELCRGVPEANIRAFIEVAREFE